The genome window GCGCTACCTGCCCCTGGACAAGGCGACGCCCGAGACGATCCGCGCCGAACTCCAGAAGCTCCTGGCGGACGAGGGCATCCGCAACCGCATGAAGAAGATCTCCGCGGACATCAAGCAACTCAAGAGCGAGCAGGTCGCCGCGCAGGCGCTCGAGAAGATCGCCTTCGAGGGCAAGGTGGACGTCAAGGCCCGCGCCACCGCGGCCTAACGCTGCCCCTCTCCCTGGACACACACCACCCATGAGCACCCTGACCGCCACCGCCCCCGCGACGATGCCCGGCGAGCGCATCGACTACGCGAGCACACTCACCCCCCGCACCAAGGCGCTCGTCCTGGCCGGCGTGATGCTGGCCCTGTTCCTGGCCGCGCTCGATCAAACGATCGTCACCACGGCCCTGCCGCGCATCGTCTCCGAGCTCCAGGGCATGGAGTTCTTCGCGTGGACCTCGACGTCCTACCTGCTCGCCAGCACCACCCTGATACCCATCTACGGCAAGCTCTCGGACAGCCTCGGCCGGAAGACCATCATCCTCGCGGGCATCGCCATCTTCCTCGTGGGCTCGGTGTTGTGCGGCCTGGCGGACTCCATGCTCGCGCTGGTGGTGTACCGGGGCATCCAGGGCATGGGAGCGGCGGCCATCACCTCCACCGCCTTCGCCGTCCCGGCGGACCTGTTCGTTCCCTCCGAGCGGGCCCGTTACCAGGGCATCTTCGGCACGGTGTTCGCCGTGTCCAGCATCGTCGGCCCGCTGCTCGGGGGCACGCTCACCGACACGGTGGGCTGGCGCTGGGTGTTCTTCATCAACCTGCCGCTGGGTGCCATCGCGGTCGCGTTCATCTGGCTCAAGATGCCGCGTCTGCACAGCGGCGTGGCCAGCAAGGTGGACTGGCTCGGCGCCCTGCTGCTCATCGTCGCGACGGTGCCCTTCCTGCTCACGCTCCGGGGTGATCGGCCGCTCGCGGCGTGGCTGTCGCCCGGGGTGCTCGGGATGCTCGCCCTGTCGCTCGTGGGGCTCGTGCTGTTCATCGTCGTGGAGCGGCGCACCCCGCATGCCATCATCCCGTTCACGCTGTTCCGCAACCGCGTGTTCTCGCTGGTGAGCCTGGCGTCGGTGTGCAACGGCGCGGCGTTCTTCTCCGCCCTGCTCTTCCTGTCGATCCTCGCCGTCAATGGACTGGGGGCCACGGCGAGGGAGGCGGGCATCGCGATGATGCCGCTCACCGCCGCCGTGGTGCCGACGTCGCTCGTGACGGCGCGCTGGGTGAGCCGCACGGGACGCTACAAGGTGGTCATCGTGAGCGGCTTCGTGTTGATGTGCCTGAGCCTGTTCCTGCTCGGCCGGCTCACGGCGGAGAGCACCCTCTGGGACATTGGCGTGTGCACCTTCATCTTCGGCTGCGGCATGGGCCCCCTGCAGCCGATGCTCACCCTGTCCGTCCAGAACGCCGTGGAGCTCCACCAGGTGGGCACCGCCACGGCCGGGCGGCAGTTCTTCCAGCAGCTCGGGCAGGCCCTGGGCAGCGCCGTCTTCGGCCTCATCCTCACCGCCTCGGTGACGCATTCGCTCACGGACTCGCTCCGGCCCGTGCGTGAGCAGGTCCCCGTGGCCCTGCAGCAGCGGTTCGATGCCTGGTTCGACACCGAGCGCATCCGCAAGGGCGGCGGCACGCAGGAGGGTGCCAGTCAGGACCAGGGCCCGGCGGGTGGAGGCCTCACGGCCGAGGTGCATGCCCGTTATGACGCCCTCCGGCGCGAGCCTGGCGCCAACCAGGCGGCCCTCGAGCAGGAGGAAGCACGGATGCTCGAGGCCGTCCATGCCGGAGAGCGCGCGGTCCGCGCCTCGTTCGTCCAGGGCGTGACCCACGTCTTCGGCTGGTCGCTGCTCGTGGGCCTGTTCGCGCTGCTGCTCGCCGTGTTCACGCGGGAGATTCCCCTGCGCAAGACGAACCGTCCCGCGACTCCGGTCGCGAGCGAGTAGCGCCTCTTCCGTCTCTTCACCCCCACGCGCGGACGGGAAGCCGCCACGCGCTCAGCCGTAAAGGAAGCCAGATGAAGCTCACAGTCATTGGAACGGGGTATGTCGGTCTCGTGGCCGGCGTGGGGTTCGCCGACGTCGGCAATGACGTCGCTTGCGTCGACGTGGATGCGGCCAAGATCGCGCGCCTCGAGCGCGGCGAGGTTCCCATCTACGAGCCGGGGCTCGACACCCTCATCACCACCAACGTCAAGGCCGGGCGCCTGACCTTCTCGACGAACATCGCCGCGGCGATCCGCGCCGCCGAGGTCGTCATCATCGCCGTGGGCACGCCGCCCCAGGCGGATGGCTCCGCCAACCTGTCCGCCGTCTTCGCCGTCGCCGAGACGATTGGCCAGAACATGAACGGCTTCAAGGTGGTGGTCACCAAGAGCACCGTGCCGGTGGGCACCGCCGATCGCATCGAGGAGATCATCGCCCGCTACACCGACCAGCTCTTCGGCGTCGCGTCGAACCCCGAGTTCCTCAAGGAAGGGGCGGCGATCCACGACTTCATGAAGCCCGACCGCGTGGTGCTCGGCTCCAACAGCGCGCGCGCGCTCGAGGTGCTGCGCGAGCTGTACACCCCGCTCGTGCGCTCG of Cystobacter fuscus DSM 2262 contains these proteins:
- a CDS encoding MDR family MFS transporter, producing MSTLTATAPATMPGERIDYASTLTPRTKALVLAGVMLALFLAALDQTIVTTALPRIVSELQGMEFFAWTSTSYLLASTTLIPIYGKLSDSLGRKTIILAGIAIFLVGSVLCGLADSMLALVVYRGIQGMGAAAITSTAFAVPADLFVPSERARYQGIFGTVFAVSSIVGPLLGGTLTDTVGWRWVFFINLPLGAIAVAFIWLKMPRLHSGVASKVDWLGALLLIVATVPFLLTLRGDRPLAAWLSPGVLGMLALSLVGLVLFIVVERRTPHAIIPFTLFRNRVFSLVSLASVCNGAAFFSALLFLSILAVNGLGATAREAGIAMMPLTAAVVPTSLVTARWVSRTGRYKVVIVSGFVLMCLSLFLLGRLTAESTLWDIGVCTFIFGCGMGPLQPMLTLSVQNAVELHQVGTATAGRQFFQQLGQALGSAVFGLILTASVTHSLTDSLRPVREQVPVALQQRFDAWFDTERIRKGGGTQEGASQDQGPAGGGLTAEVHARYDALRREPGANQAALEQEEARMLEAVHAGERAVRASFVQGVTHVFGWSLLVGLFALLLAVFTREIPLRKTNRPATPVASE